From a region of the Nyctibius grandis isolate bNycGra1 chromosome 10, bNycGra1.pri, whole genome shotgun sequence genome:
- the FEZF2 gene encoding fez family zinc finger protein 2 translates to MASSGSLETVMPSSCPRHDGRAAAANPSKTLAFSIERIMAKTSEPKPAFEQRHGGPEPEPGKKPLSLCSPLPCVIPIPPLGYEVPSKTLLNYSELWKSSLRGGAGLCKANCGVCCKAELALGQPSGRLIKPQVIHQAGTVPAAPRSLYYFNYLDAAYHPADILHGQLFPAGLLGAPPPGGLSAHQKLFLLENAKLAGLAAEKLPPPPPFAHKERLPGHLDQVMKEAAAAERGGPPKGHAKLGGGGGGAAEGKPKNFTCEVCGKVFNAHYNLTRHMPVHTGARPFVCKVCGKGFRQASTLCRHKIIHTQEKPHKCNQCGKAFNRSSTLNTHIRIHAGYKPFVCEFCGKGFHQKGNYKNHKLTHSGEKQYKCTICNKAFHQIYNLTFHMHTHNDKKPFTCVTCGKGFCRNFDLKKHVRKLHDSVSSAPPPPRDPGRSGQS, encoded by the exons ATGGCGAGCTCGGGGTCGCTGGAGACAGTCatgccttcctcctgcccccggCACGACGGCAGGGCCGCTGCCGCTAACCCCTCCAAGACCCTGGCCTTCTCTATCGAGCGGATCATGGCCAAGACGTCGGAGCCCAAACCAGCCTTCGAGCAGAGGCACGGCGGGCCAGAGCCAGAGCCAGGCAAGAAGCCGCTGAGCCTCTGCTCGCCCCTGCCCTGCGTGATCCCCATCCCACCGCTGGGCTACGAGGTGCCCTCCAAGACTCTCCTCAACTACTCGGAGCTGTGGAAGAGCAGCctgcggggcggcgcggggctcTGCAAAGCCAACTGCGGCGTCTGCTGCAAGGCAGAGCTCGCCCTGGGCCAGCCCAGCGGCCGGCTCATCAAGCCGCAGGTCATCCACCAAGCGGGGACCGTGCCGGCCGCCCCTCGCTCCCTCTACTACTTCAACTACCTGGACGCCGCGTACCACCCGGCCGACATCCTGCACGGACAGCTCTTCCCCGCCGGCCTGCTgggcgccccgccgccggggggGCTCTCGGCCCACCAGAAGCTTTTCCTGCTGGAGAACGCCAAGCTGGCGGGGCTGGCGGCCGAGaagctgccgccgccgccgcccttcGCCCATAAGGAGCGGCTGCCGGGACACCTGGACCAGGTGATgaaggaggcggcggcggcggagcgcggcggcccCCCCAAGGGCCACGCCAAgctggggggcggcggcggcggcgcggcggagGGCAAGCCCAAGAACTTCACCTGCGAGGTCTGCGGCAAG GTGTTCAACGCGCACTACAACCTCACCCGCCACATGCCGGTGCACACGGGGGCCAGGCCGTTCGTGTGCAAGGTCTGCGGGAAGGGCTTCCGCCAGGCCAGCACCCTGTGCCGGCACAAAATCATCCACACCCAG GAGAAACCCCACAAGTGCAACCAGTGCGGGAAGGCATTCAACAGGAGCTCCACGCTTAACACCCACATCCGCATCCACGCCGGCTACAAGCCCTTCGTCTGCGAGTTCTGCGGCAAGGGCTTCCACCAGAAAG GCAACTACAAGAACCACAAGCTGACCCACAGCGGAGAGAAGCAGTACAAGTGCACCATTTGCAACAAAGCCTTCCACCAGATCTATAACTTGACTTTCCACATGCACACCCACAACGACAAGAAGCCCTTTACGTGCGTCACTTGCGGGAAAGGATTCTGCAGAAACTTTGATTTAAAGAAGCACGTCCGAAAGTTGCACGACAGCGTCTCCagcgctccgccgccgccgcgggacCCTGGGCGCAGCGGGCAGAGCTAA